A genomic segment from Malaclemys terrapin pileata isolate rMalTer1 chromosome 1, rMalTer1.hap1, whole genome shotgun sequence encodes:
- the CFAP97D2 gene encoding uncharacterized protein CFAP97D2 produces MLFKMHRAYQSILPCGNKYLQQKWDKANYEEHKKRIQTAKPVVDTTTPLTYGHLHLKLKKLKLEKERLSVIERDNHLLLEKMSSIMRTKGRIDNKNYYQAKSLNREKREKELLRVSQENQAILDRITKCEPQYQVQRWHEDWQRAEKYMDSIARYPRGWYKLQNRKEQKQNKNPSKQEREKRDKQQNDEDVKSKTEEGEKGDVQSRAEKDHQERETVLEMV; encoded by the exons ATGTTGTTTAAGATGCATAGAGCTTACCAGTCAATTTTACCATGTGGCAACAAATATCTTCAGCAAAAATGGGACAAAGCAAACTATGAAGAGCACAAGAAAAGG ATCCAGACTGCCAAACCTGTAGTGGACACCACTACTCCTCTAACATATGGCCATCTTCACTTGAAGTTAAAGAAGTTAAAG CTTGAGAAGGAACGGCTTTCAGTCATCGAAAGAGACAATCATTTGCTGCTGGAGAAGATGTCCTCCATCATGAGGACGAAAGGGCGAattgataacaaaaattactatcaGGCCAAAAG TTTAAACAGGGAAAAGCGAGAGAAGGAACTACTGAGAGTGAGCCAAGAGAACCAGGCCATTCTGGATAGGATTACAAAGTGTGAGCCTCAGTATCAAGTTCAGAGGTGGCATGAAGACTGGCAAAGGGCGGAAAAATACATggacagcattgcaagatatCCTCGTGGGTGGTATAAATTGCAGAATCGAAAG gaacaaaaacaaaacaagaacccatcaaaacaagagagagaaaaaagagatAAACAACAGAATGATGAAGATGTGAAAAGCAAgacagaggagggagaaaaagggGACGTCCAAAGTAGAGCGGAAAAAGATcaccaagagagagagactgttttagAAATGGTGTAA